TGTTCTTCGCACAATACTTCCCCATCACCACCCATAATGCGAAGTTTGAGCAGTTCCTCCACTTGACTCAGGGATCGATGCCGGTGCAGCAGTGCGCGGCTAGGTTCGTGGAGTTATCTTGGTTTGCGCCTCACATGGTTTCagatgagccgaagaaggctcgtatgtttgagaggggcctgaAGCAGGCTATACGCGTGCAGGTGGCAACATTGATGATCCAAGGCTTTTATGAGCTTATGGATAGAGCCACGGTAACTGAAGCCAGCATtcagaagggagagagagagagagagagagagagagagagagagagagagagagagaggcgaatTAGAAGAAGAGGTTTTTTCCCCAGAATTCGCAGTTAGGCTCCATCAAGAGTTATTGGAAGAAGTCTGATGGTCCTTCGGGCCAACAGCAGTAGCTGTCGGGATCTCAGGCTTCCTAAGGGAGTTAGGAGACCCCAATGTGTCCCAAGTTCTGGAAGCAGCATTGGGGCGAGTGCAAAACTCGATTCACGggctgctacaggtgcggggagttAGGGCATCTGATATGAGATTGTCGGGCGACAGTGAGTCTCCCTTCAGCACAAGCTCAGAACCGGGGTGGTAACCAGGTACCTCGAGGTGGTCACCAGGGAGGCATCGCTCAGGCTAGGGTGTACTCGATGACGTCGGGCGATATAGAAAATGTCGGCAATGTGGTGAACGATACCATTTATAGCTTATCATATAATGTTGTAATTCTTTTTTATTCAGGTGCAACTCACTCCTTTTATATCTCAAGAATTTGTTAAATGGTATGGAGTGGAGGCTCAACCGTTAGAGGTCGAGTTAGGTGTGGATACACCATCAGGGTTAGTGGTGGTATGTAGTAGAGTGGTCAGGGATTACCtgatagagattcaggggaggagGCTACCTTCCAGTCTAATCGTGTTTGATatgtatgggtttgatgtaatccTAGGGATGGATTAGCTAGCATCTAGTTTTGTGAGCATTGACTGCTGTAGGAAGGAAGTATTGTTCAGGcctcctagagagcaggaatTTCTATTTgctgggtcgtgtgtgcgttctgcaccatGGATCCTCTCAGCGATGTAGGCAAGACAGCTACTTCTGGAGGGTTGTTAGGGATACTTGGCGAGTGTGAAAGTGTCACCTAAGGAGGAATTGAAgttggaggatatcctagtgataagggagttctctgatgtcTTCCCTAAAGACTTTCTAGGGTTGCCTCTAGACAGGGAAGTGGAGTTTTCTATTGAGTTAGCACCGAGGATGGCACCAATCTCCAAGGCGCCTTACaggatggctccagctgagttgaaagagttaaaggagcagttgcaggaacttttggataaggggttcattaggctgagtgtgtcaccctggggtgcACCtgtgttgtttgtgaaaaagaaggacgggtcgatgaggatgtgcatcgattaccgGGAGATCAATAAGATGATCGTGAAGAATAGATATCCATTGCCTCAGATTGACGACTtgtttgaccagttgtagggcCCTCAAGTCTTTTTGAAAATTGatctacggtctgggtatcaccagctgaaggtgaaagcaaaggatgtatcgaagactgctttcctaactcggtatggccattgtgactttttggttatgctgtttggtttgacgaatgcacctacaatattcatggacttgatgaacaaggtgttccatgagtacctgCATaaatttgtggtggtattcatcgacgacatcttggtgtattcaaagagtccaGCAGAGCATGATGCTCATTTTAGAGTAGTCCTTCAggtacttagagagaaggaactattcactaaattcaagaaatgcgaattctggcttgagcaggttgcatttctagggcacgtggtGTCCAATAAGGGTATTCCAATTGACCCAGGTAAAGTTGAGGCGGTAGTTGACGGGGCGAGACCAAGGAATGTACATGAGGTTTgtagtttcttgggtctggtcgGGTATTATAGTCGATTTGTCGAGGAATTTTCTAAGCTATCTGGCCCTTTGACGCAGCTTACCAAGAAGGGTAGCAGGTTTGAGTGGACTAGAGACTGCAagtagagtttccaagagttaaagcggcGCTTGGTCATgactccagtgttgaccattccatcaggggatggtgaCTTCATGATCTACAGTGACACGTCCTTGAAGGGACTAGGTTGTTTTTTGATGCAACAGGGTAAAGTAGTTGCCTACACTTCTTGTcagctcaaggagtacgagaagaattaccctacgcatgatttggagctggcagcagttgtgtttgctcTAAAGATATGGAAGCACTATCTGTATGGTGAGAAATGCAAGATCTTTACCAATCATAAGAGTCTTAAATACTTCTTTACCCAAAAggatttgaatatgaggcagtgtaggtggcttgaattgatcaaagactacaactacaccattagctatcaccccggaaaagctaatgtggtagctgatgcgctgagTCGGAAGTTAGTGGAGGCGTCGATTTTAGAAGTTGTGGAGAAGCATCAGATTAGGATAGATCTAGAGAGATTGAGGGTAGAGCTGATTCGTTGTCGGGTTGGTGGTTCAACTGACCTTACGAGAATGAATCAAAGCTGCTTAGTTGAACGATGCAAAGTTGGTAAAGATTGTGGAGAAGCTGCAGAGAGAACCATATTCAGACTTTAATGTAtttgaggatggagttctcatatTCCACACCAGGCTGTGTGTACCAgatgacgcagagataaagaggatgattctagaggaggcttaTCACTCTCTCTACATTGTTTATCTAAGGAGCACAAAAATGTATAAAGATCTACGAGAATCATTCTAGTAGAGTAATATGAAGAGGGATGTGGTCGGGTTTGTTGGGCAATGCCTGACATgttagcaagtgaaggctgagcatcaaagaccagTAGGACCACTACAGCTGCTcaacattcctaagtggaagcaggaacacatctcgatggattttgtttcaaGGTTACCTTCAGCGGTGCATAgatagaatgctatctgggtggtGGTGGATCAGTTGACGAAGACAGCACACTTCATTCCAGTCAAAgttagttattctatgaataggatGGCAGAGTTGTACGTACAGGAGGTAGTACGGCTCCATGGAGTCCCGATGTCAATCGTTTTAGATtgagacccatgtttcacgtctCGGTTTTGGAAGGGGTTGTAAGATGCCTTGGGGTCATAGCTCATATTCAGCACGGCATTCCACCTACAGATGGATGGGCAATCTAAAAGGGCGATTcatattttggaggatatgctgcaggCATGCATGTTGGATTTCCGTAAGAGTTGGATCTGGTATCTACCGCTCATagaatttgcttataacaacagctaccaggcgaGTATTGAGAAGACACCATATGAGGCCTTGTATGGTCGTCAGTGCCGAACTctgttgtactaggatgaggtaggtgaaCGATAttttttgggaccagagttggttcAGTAGACCTCTGCGAAGGTCGAGCTTATTAGAGAAAGGATTAgatcaactcagagtcggcagaagagttatgttgatactcgccGATGGGAACTGAAATTTGATATCGGAGATATGGTATTTCTAAGGGTTGCTcctatgaaaggagtgatgaggtttgagATGAAGGGAAAGTTGATTCCTTGGTACCTTGGGCTGTTCGAGATCGTGGAGAGGGTAGGTCCAGTTGCTTATTGGGTAGCCTTACCCCCGACCTAATCTAGGGTGCATGATGTGTTTCAAGTGtcggtgctgaggaagtacgttcCAGATCCGTtgcacgtgatcagttatgagtcctTAGAGATTAGTGAAGTGCTAGCTTATGGTGAGGTACTTGTTCGGATTTTGGATTAGAAGGTACGgaagctgcgtaccaaggagataccattggTAAAGGTGCTATGGCGTAACCACgcggttgaggaggcttcttgggaattagagactGAGATATGACAGAAGTATCCTCAACTATTCAGAGATGTTCAGAGTTAGACAGGTAATGTAGATATGTGAGTGTATCCTTTTTTGCTTATGGTAAAGGTATGTGGATTGTCACTGGGAGAGTTTGTATATGTAATGTGAGCTTCCGAGACtattgtatgtaaccacggtattcctccaccataattgagggtaggtaataaatttgggacggggctgctatgtgggtggttgcATACTCTTCCTAGAGACAGAGCAGTTAGAGTTCAAACGATGTGATAGGAACAATcaataaatttcgaggataaaattttataaggaggggagattataGTAACCcgatcaaaaaaatatataaaaaataaataataaaaaataatatatatatatatataataaataaataaataaataaagagatattttggtggagatattttggaaaagatattttgagatatttatatataaatatcttggaggagatatttattttgattacttaaaggctaagttagttttttctttataaactctcactctctctctctctctctctctctagacatgaactccactctctctctctctctctctctctaagattttcgAGCTGTGTGTTGCCaaaatcaacgatccgacgtcgCTATGTGGATCAGAGAAGGAATCTCTACAGATTCTATGAATCAAAATTTCATTTcagagattttcgagtttttctcgaaaatcgaggtaagggttggTTTTTGCTTTTGGTCCAGTAGATCTGTAGTATACGAGATTATACTGAAGTGTTGTTCTTCGAGTATTAGGTTTCAGGATTTTCGTGCCATTATTTTGAACCGTTTAGGTTTGGGGTTCGAAAAGCTAAGGCTTGATTTCTAGGTCGTTTTGGACTCCAATTCACAcgcaggtaaggggattatgttaatacagtgatttatacaatatgaatctattgaaatgttaaaataactTTTAGATATTGAGTTACAACGGTTTTAGGGTTTCTAGGCCTCGGTTCGACAAACtagctttattttcaaaaccaactggtcaaattcaaatgttatatttttataatattgtactTGTCATTATGGACCTTTTCACCggttggaaatgttgttttcgttGTTTAAAACTCGTACTATGATATTAattgtttatatttactttcgTATTGTTTTCGAATGTGGAAAACTGTGTGGTaggtgttgatgttgtgaaatactggaatcgTTGTGAAATGTAGGAAGTTTATTTGATGGCTATAGGCCATATTTCACGTAATGATGTGTTTtttgaaatgatttcaaaagagtgtttaaattgcttaaattaCACGATATACTTTAGGAATCCTAGGGACTGATAGTGTAGGTATGGATCCGTTGCAAGTGAGGGCACCatacttttgatctatatgaacccatgctgtattgagacagtaggggcGGTCTTAGTGTGAGCTTTGCCTCTTGATCGTATACCTAGGTTGTATTAAGATAGTAGGGGAGGTCAACCCCGAttgtggggatttatacatggAATAGAGTTTGAGGGCGTGTCCTATGCTACATAtctgtacatttatgtaattgttgttatatactatAGGAAtattcatatgatgaaaatgggctacgtattttacaattatagaaattatgattatatatatatatatatatatatatatgtttatgtttttgttaaacacttaaagcatgctggccacacattgTTATTAGCTTAATcatcccttactaagaggtgtctcaccctatcatacaaactgtctttttaggTCCTTATCGAGGTTGAGATTAGCAAGGACTGGGGCAGGGTAGCGATCTGTTTTTGAGTGAGCGTCTCCATGAGCTCGATTTTGTAGGATATGTTATAGGTTTTCAAaacttgtaaaatgttgtaagactCGAGGATGCGTCGAGTATCATACAAcattgtatatggatgttggaataACTGTATGTATCTATCAGGCAGTTGGAACTCCGGTAatagtttgatggatgtttatatttttcgctacgtgtatgtatatatatgttgagAAGTATATTAGGTACACAGACATCACTACAGTAACACCCAGGCCGTAAGTTGGGACGGAGGTGTTACAATTTACATGATGATAACTCATCTCATACACACAATTTAGGTAAGTGGTCACAAGCAAGCAAAATGTCCTGAATAAGCTTGACTCATTATACATGTAGATATGATAATGAAAAGCCAATTAAGACTCATAGACATCCACAATGATTCTTTTAACAGCGGAGGAGTCCATagatgggcttgatacacataggtgaacaccaacttgacccaaaagtttaagtctattgggtcttgagtCTAACCATGTATCCAAAcacccatcatctactcaattttttcaatgtggtaCAAACTcgcaagtggaattctcaacaattgcCCCCACACCTCCAACCTATTAATCGTCCTAgccaataaaacaataaattacaAACCCAAAGACAATTGTGTACGCCAATTGTTGTGAAATGAGCGgcaattatgatgaatagtatGGAAAAATAAAGAGACaaataaagcaataaaaacacataaatttaacgtggttcagcagtATGCCTACATCCATAGGAGCGAGTGACGACTAAATTTCATTATATAAAAGTAgggttacatcatatgtatttatactaaccctaatcatacagaggtattagaaaattttctaaaatacccaTGTACTGTACCGTGGGGGCGTTACTCCAACACCCCCAACCTATTAATCATTCCAaccaataaaacaataaattacaAACCCAAAAGACAGATGTTGTCGTTTCACTCTGCTCCACTTACAGCATTAGTCTGCTTTCTATGTACACGCTTTCCACTCGATATGAATCACATACTACAACAAATTCCACAATTCCCTAAAATGAATGTTTTTATTATAAATAcatttaaccaaaaaaaaaattgccccTGGTAGTGAAAAGGCATGCTGCATGACAATCTACCATCTTGATTCTTATTGTGCTAagtttttctctttttttgttctcttttttGCTTTTCTCTTTATCCCCTcttcttttcactttttttttttttttccctcaacATCTTTACCATCTCAATCCATCAAActggaagaaaaaagaaaacagaaaAGAATTGCACTCATACATGCTTTCTAAAATCTATACAAGaagtttttttcttcttatttttttaaaattgaacaACTAATTTATTGTTGAAACACTTACAACCCTCACTCAAGGGATAAAAGTTACTCTAAGGATAACAGACTGATCCTTCTCAAAAGCTCACATGAACGGAAAGATTTGACACCTCGATATCGACTCTTTGCTGCTTAGAACGAAAGTATGTTCTAAGAATTAGGCTGTTCGTCCCTAAAGAAAGTGCAAGTCTTGGAAAATTCTCTCAAAAGTCAAATTTCCAAGACCCCACATGTAATTGCAGATCTTCCATCAGCAGTGTTTCTTGACTTGTAACATCATGTCTAGCCAATGTTCGAATATGTTCCCATACATTGAGATACCCAAGGGGTCTGCACGAAGAACACGGCAAAGAAATTACAAAGCTCTGGACCCTAAATCATATACTTCTTTAATTAGTTAACAGATAAAGCCTATATTAGGCTTAACCCATTTAAAAAATAGCAGGACTAGAGTTACGGGAAGCTTAAAATGACAGAATCTCTGTGGGGCTCTTAGCCCATGTAAGACATCCTCTTGGTCCCCCTATCACCTTGAAATTGTTACCCAAcccaatagagagagagagagagagagacatgacCTATATAAACTAATACTGAAAGCAAAATTTCAAAATAGTTTATAAGTAAAGCTCAAGGATGCAGCATACCTGCCAGCTGATGTGATGGTGAacatgaaaccttgtttatattGTAGCTAATATAGTTACTGTTATCTGAGTTGAGGAATTACACAAATAATCTTGCGTTTGAGAGCTACATTGGAATTCCCTTCTGTCAAACTTGGAACTTGTAATTGAGTGCCTTTTACTTTTGCATGGATGCTGTTAAATGCAAACTAATTCAAGGCCAGTTACCAAAATAGTAAGGTGCTTTTTAGTAATAAATTATATACCAGCTTTTCGTGATTAATTCAATAAAAACATGGACCAACAGCTCATGAAGGAAATCTAATCATGCCTATTTCacaaatttataataaaatttatctaaaatttTACTAAAAATGGAGTAAAAGcggaaaaaaatttatatatatatatatatatatatgtatattcggATTGATAAATCCTTCTTCTATGCTCAGTTAAATCTAAGATTCAAAATTTATGTCTTGTAGATAAAATATAGAttgaaatcttttgaaaggaAAGTAGGCAGGGAGCAAATGGCTAATAATATTATCTGTATCTTTTCTATAGTACTTCTGTCATTGCTCTTGAATTGGCAATTTGGGCAGCGCGGCCAATGTTGAACAGAACAGAGAGTTGGAATTCTCAAACTTCATGGTGGCACAaccatttcattttattttattgaactCAACAGAGGAAAGGGGCCACAAGACGCAGAAAACAACAAGAGTGCTCGTGCATGAATGATGAAACCCATTACAGGCAGCCccttaaattcaaaattttctgaTATCAGTGATGAAACGAGACTGGTCCCTAAATCCCTTTCTTGggtttctttcttctttttccaaaATCTTATTGGCATTGCTCGATTATAGCTCTCAGGCTTACGGTTACAGAGTGTTAATTTCTTGGAAGATGAGCTTTGGATGCAGGGCAGGCACACACCCTCTCCTCGTGTACATGTTAAAGCGTTAGAATCACGATCTTCTCTCTTGAAAGGAACCCCATTTTGGAATTTTCGTCGCCATCTCAGACCCTAGTTTGGACTGTTGCTAATTAGGGTTTCATTTATCTTGAATTTTTTGCTTTAAATGCTGTGTCTGCACTGTTTATAAGCTGTGATCTCGTGCGCAATAAAAGTgcaatatataatatttttttcttcaaCCCCACAGCTCATGTCCTCTAATGAGAAAAAGCTACTGTCGTAGGACCAGATGAAAATGTCTCAACTTTATGCTTCGCAGGGTTGATTTAGGGCTTTCTTTCCCCTATTCCGAGATGGGTTTGCTTTAAATTTCTCCAAATCGGTTTCTTCTTGTAGGGGTTATTCTTATCTTGAGGAATTTTTTCCGGAAAACCTTTCCTACCCGCACGAGAAAAGAATTGTCAATTAGTCATTCAAGGATTATTCTGCAGATACAGGGTTTTGGCTTTGGTAAACTGGTTTTCCTTAGGGTTCGTTGATTGTTTGTCAATTTGGCTTCCGAGAAAAAAAACCCAGATGCAATAGCCACAATGTTGATTTCAATGAGTACTCATTTCGATTTCGTCACACCCATCAAGAATTACTCTTCGGTAGATGCTGATGCATTGGACATGTTCCACTTTTGTTAGAGGACTTCCTTCAGCAACCTTGGTTACATTTGAATTTCTCCCTCAAGTCTTTGAATTGTTTCTTGAATCATGGGCTGCGTCCATGGGAAGTGCTGCAGGCGGTACATGCCATCAACGGACGGCGATTCTCGAGATTGCAGAGAAGGGAGTCGTTTTGGTGTTCATAAAAGGCATGTACTCACAGAAAGTTCAATAGAGTTGGCCCCTGTTCCTTCCCATAACTTCTGTCTGGAGTTCTCAGCCTTCACGCAGCGCGGATACTACCCCGACTCGCCAGATAAAGAAAACCAAGATAGCTTTTGCATCAGAACACAAATTCAAGGTAATCAAAATCTCCATTTCTTCGGAGTATTTGATGGGCATGGGCAATTTGGCATGCATTGTTCAAATTTCGTTAGGAATAGACTAGTGGAGATACTATCAGATGACCCTGCATTGACGGAGGATCCTGTAAAAGCTTATAATTCTGCTTTTTTAGCCGTAAATTCTGAACTACACAATAGTGAGATAGATGATTCGATGAGTGGCACGACCGCCATTACTGTTCTTGCTTTTGGCAATACCCTTTTTGTTGCAAATGTGGGCGATTCGAGAGCTGTGATTGCGACTAAGGATGGGAATCGAATTGTAGCTCAAAACTTGTCAAATGACCAGACACCATTTCGTAGAGACGAGTATGAGAGAGTGAAGCTTTGTGGGGCCAGGGTTTTAAGTGTTGATCAAGTGGAAGGGCTTAAGGATCCAGATATTCAAAGTTGGGGTGATGAAGAGACAGAAGGTAGTGATCCTCCAAGGCTGTGGGTTCAGAATGGGATGTATCCTGGGACTGCATTTACAAGAAGTGTTGGAGATAGTACAGCTGAGAAGATTGGCGTGACTGCTGTTCCGGAGGTGTCAATTCTTCAGCTTACTCCTGATCATCTGTTCTTTGTCATTGCAAGTGATGGGGTTTTCGAGTTTCTCTCAAGCCAAGAAGTAGTCAATATGGTATGACTGGAGAAACAACCTtcattttttgtatatttttatttattttttctatgtACCTGTCATTGATAAAATCACGGTTTGATTCCCCTGCTGGATATTTATGTTCCTCGATACAGTGATATCATAAACTTGCTGCTTCTAGGAATTTACCTTCGGCACCTTTTCAATATTTAGTTTTATAGCTCTTCATTAGTTTATATTAATTGTACCATTTACCAACAGATTTGAAACTGTTTAGTATAGTTTCCCACGCAGTTCTACATTAGTTTATATTGATTGTGagttttattgtatttcattaccttttattgtgatattttaaaatatttgtcatGTATTTCCCCTTTACATTTTCCTAAATAAGAAGACTACAAAATTCAACATGCAACAGGATCAGAGAAGTATGTGTAATTAAATTTAATAGGACTTTGTTGTAATGTTTGTCAAGCTATATGGGAAACCTGAAGACCGCATGTAGAAGAGATTCTAGATATGTACTTTTCTGTAAATTTTAAGTTGTATGTTCACACTATAAACAGAGTGATGATTTTGTTCACAGAGTGACAGTTGTTATAAGTTGATCGTTGTTACGACAGACCAAACAGTAGTCTGAAGTTCAGTCTTAATATGAACTACTTGCAATGCCCCTATTTGCCTATTCAGAATCTCCAGCTGTTCcatcaactctctctctctagtttcaAGAAATTAATTTAGAAAATACAAGTGCTTGGTAAGATTTTAACTCAATAACTGTTCAATTGAACTGCTAGGCATAGTTAGTCTCCCTTTTCTAGCCTAAGATG
This genomic stretch from Malania oleifera isolate guangnan ecotype guangnan chromosome 3, ASM2987363v1, whole genome shotgun sequence harbors:
- the LOC131150181 gene encoding probable protein phosphatase 2C 35, with amino-acid sequence MGCVHGKCCRRYMPSTDGDSRDCREGSRFGVHKRHVLTESSIELAPVPSHNFCLEFSAFTQRGYYPDSPDKENQDSFCIRTQIQGNQNLHFFGVFDGHGQFGMHCSNFVRNRLVEILSDDPALTEDPVKAYNSAFLAVNSELHNSEIDDSMSGTTAITVLAFGNTLFVANVGDSRAVIATKDGNRIVAQNLSNDQTPFRRDEYERVKLCGARVLSVDQVEGLKDPDIQSWGDEETEGSDPPRLWVQNGMYPGTAFTRSVGDSTAEKIGVTAVPEVSILQLTPDHLFFVIASDGVFEFLSSQEVVNMVASHSDPRDACAAIAGESYKLWLEHENRTDDITIIIVHIKDLTNV